The window caaaatgaaaaactaagcgaaattgtgaatcccgcattgcacgaaaaaatgtgttgtatttcagtaaataacacgtgttttcggttgattgtaaacacgtagtactTAActtagtccatcatgcattgttactcatttagtggattggtcaaaaacctaggtgaaaataaattgcgtcacatgtaaataaacaattacatttgcgagaacataagtatgctaatttatgcatttccatataaggtagtgatCCCGACCTGTTAAATtgaactaattgtaaacatgtttactgttcacgacgtttggtgtgaacacggacTTAATTTAATCAATATGTTATAAGGTATGTACATTGATTAACTTATTTACAGTTGAAATTTTTCACCATATATCACACTAGATCATACATAAAACAAAAGCATATAATTGTTTGATATTCCTGatgtaatattttgttaaaaaagtttaatataGCTATCAtggtaataaattaaaaaaacaacgtAAAAGATGTTTTTGGTACATATATATCCTGGACATTAATTGTCATGATATACAGGACATGGATGTAAAcattatggaacgccatgactgccttatgttaatgatcagaatcatatgcagtggtcacaacattatatgcagtgctcacaacattatatgcagtgctcacaacattatatgaagtgctcacaacattatatgaagtgatcacaacattatacgcagtggtccaaacattatatgcagtggtcacaacattatatgaagtgctcacgaCATtatatatgcagtgctcacaacattatatgaagtgatcacaacattatacgcagtggtccaaacattatatgcagtggtcacaacattatatgaagtgctcacaacattatatgaagggctcacaacattatacgttttttgttgatgaaggtgatggtgatggtgatgatgatgtttgatgtatgatgagattgatgtataaTGAGATGGTAGTGGTTTAGATTCGGTAAACGTCGGGTTTGTTTAGCTgaaaattaccgaatccataattggtaatgcccagcaaacaaatttaaatggttattaaagtcatgttatcattaaggcagtatacactatttaaaactgattgaaataaggaaattaagaagtatgatcaatttaccacaaatttattccacaccagggcaatttaaacttattttgatcatcCTTTTCATCATATTCACACtttttaaacataatatatactTTAAGTGTTTAATAAACTGCTTCGCCGAACGCAattggatacgaccgcagaggtcaagcCATGAACCGAAGGGACAAAAATTGGCACACTATtcacgcttgatacaggtctaAATTTaccataataggtttctgacacagaattacTATAGTCAAAtaacttaaagtcatatgaaacgagtgagtggtgaaaaataatgtttatctaattctttaaccaatgcatgtatatatcataaacttagtcttctgtgcacaattttatcattttttacgcaaatatatcgtataatcgtcattttttttctctttgtctgttatgatttaactaATATGgatgctcattaaatgccgtgtttgaagccgaagtttaccgattgtcaccttatagtaaacaaataacaaaaagcatgggtattgagcacgtgtttaacatgtacaatcagataattgattattttattttaatgacagatccatgcgtatagCGATCACTGGATTTtaacgaggagggttacgctcaggtcactatgaatacgaaaaatatgtcggcgaattgcttcctggaagcaagcaattaaaaataagtaaacttcttcttggtgatgaatttcattacacTTTGCAGTGTAGTTCTTTGGCAAATTTTCGAGCACAATATTTGGATACTTTTTTCTTGCACAGAtgtaacatactaaaatttgaaaaactatttcagttaaaaattaaaaataagttgaaaaagctgTGCAAATTTATCAGGGTTATAACTTTTCAAGTGAGTCTTCCTGGTTAATCACCACTCTTCTTTACTATACTGtttatcatgtattatttgatattttcatctcatcttgtcatgtgtgtttgtgttatgttATATGACTTTTGATGAACTTCTTTGTACCATTGTATCTTTATGGTGTTCAAGAAATAAAGAATCTGAaatctaaatgtggacaaattaaagaatttaaatcctcagaaaaaagtatatgtacataagttgtatgatgaaaactatccatttagttataaaaaaaaatatgcatattttttttttaattagagatttcttatgactttaaaattgattaaatagTTTGAATTTATACTTATTTTTTGGGTTTTGCACTTCGCTGTTGTTAAAACAAAATACCCtcctttttttgttgattttgtgcCACACACTATGCTGTAACATATTGACCCAAacctaaaaaagaaaagaaaaatgtatcccccacttttttggcaaaaaaaaaaataagaaattttctttttaatttctgaaatctgatatgggaaaaaaaaatcttaaataaattttaaagcagtgtaagggaggtaatcaaacatgtTTGGATTACCTCAATATATTTGGATTACCTTCCTTACACTCACTagtttcaaattgtcttaattggCCATTAACCAAGAACATGAAGAAACCCTTGTTTCCCCCTCTTTtttgcctctaattcctaaacgttttgagccgtaacacccccccccccccctccatcCACTTTTCCAAGCAAATCATAACCattcctttgtggtatggaaacttgtggtataatttcagagagatttttACACTTAAGGACTTTTCAAAAAAAGACTTTTTTattgatctcttatgaattgattttGCAAACTTTGTTGGGGttttatatgaaaatgaaatacaataagaAAAATCCGAGAACTCAGGTCAAACAAGGatgtacaagaatatataaaatattacaggatgctatgaataacaaagaacctaaattaatttaattgttgaCATAATAACATAGCAACAAATAAGAACAGTTTAGGCCCGTACTTAGTTGCAAAATATACTTTATTACCGGAGAATAAGACAAGTCATATCCGCAAGGGAATTTAATGAAACGACAGAATCGTTATTCTTTGTACTATTAATCGTTTTATGACCGTAACCATTTGCGTTGGCATATAAAGGTGAATTGAACTATTATAATATATTCTCTGTTTGCAGATAATGGCTCAGAAAACTTTGCCAAACCCAAACCACCGTCGGGTGAAAGAAGGAGATTTGTTAGAAATTGATCGAGGAGCGTACAAACATTGGGCAGTTTACATAGGTATGTTaccgtaaataaactcatcatacatgtaGATGCCAGGATTAAAAATTTGTATTCTTAAATTGTGCTTTTTTTGGTAAAAAGTCGAACATGTTGAAAAACATTCATTGTGCACCTAAAATCTGTTTTTGTACTTCGTTCggttttatgtattattttttttcatatgatgtaTCATAATTTGCTGAGAAaagagagggacaaaagatatcaGAGGACTGTCAAAttcataaactgaaaataaactgacaacgcaatggctaaaaatgaaaaagacaaacggacaaacagtagtacacatgacacagcataaaaactaaagaataagtaacacgaaccctaccaaaaacttgGGATGATATCGGGTAGTCAGGAAGAGTATGCAGATTCTGCTCCTCATTTGGCATCCTTCATGTTACTCATGTTATAACATATTGAGTATATATTTTAATTCGGCgggttacattcatgaaagggaattcGAAGGGGATTGTACTTAAGACGAAAGGCCCATATCTGATATCaactgtgaaacggttattctatagcGGTCAACCAAATCGTAGGCGGAGGCGTCCATCAGCCGGCCCCCGAACAGCAGtcataatggacgccatacttaactccgaattaaacacaagaaattgaaattgaaaatcatgcaggactaacaaaggccagaggctataTTTCACGTATTGTATAGCACAATACGAAAGTTTTTATATtaagtatacatgttccctatctTGATTTAGCTAATTACAAGTACTTATACTTTCATTTAAATTTCATGAAAGTATTAACATTTAAGAAAAAGTGTTCGTCGTTTTCAGTCAAATTACGCAGGATCGACACACATAATTGTATCTTGTATGTTTAATCGTTATAGTAactttttacctgtaatttccCAAAAAAATAGGACTATCCGGACCCAGTTGTTCAACTATCggttaaattttaaccaagggtTAAACATCATAACCCTTGGTTAAATTTTAACCCTTGGTAATTTTCTGTTGTTCATCCTGTGGTTAAATTAAACCCTCTGTTAAATCCTTGGTTAAAGTAGATATATTTAACCCATCTTTAGGAGTTGGGTTAAATATTTAACCAAGGgttgaaattttcaaaacaacttatTTTCAATATTCTTAATTATTATGTAAGAAAACCGCGAGAATTTCGGGGAGAAAGTGATCTCACCAACTCTTTCCTATTatcagtatatatatttttttggcaacTTTTTTCAGTTTAATCATTTATCTTAAACTTCTTTAGGAGTTCAGGATTGAGTTTTATTTGAGGATTATTTCTATTGTTCAAATACTGGATAAATTAAGCCGGTACTTTGAGACTGGTTAAGGTTTTACCATTGCCATTGGTTAAACACTGCATTGAGATTaatttacaatgttttttttttaaattcctattTTTAAGTTTCAGATAACTTCTTTgttataacatataatatatatatttcataaatggtattttgaaccccatggcAATTTGATCTCGGTGTAAATTTCACCCCTCCCCCACCCCGTAAACAAATTCTTTACTTTACTTCCGTATATCGGACAAAGTAAAGACTCACTTGTGACAAGTTttggtgttttattttgttaattatctTATTATGAAGTCAACAACTCATAATACATATAATGATATACATGTCAATTTATAAATCCGTGTCATCTTTATTGACATTGAAAGCAGTGTCCGGCTTTCACGGACGCTGTTCTTTCTTTTGCACATTGCGGTTATTAGACCAGAAATAAAGGAAACAATACTTTATCAACATATATAGTGGTAGTGGTTGATTACAATGGCACGCATTTAATATACAGGTACCACCGATAGATCTAGAGTTGTACATATATTCGTATTATTATGAATCCATAGTTTCAATGCAATTACACGTTGCCATGCGTTCTATCAGGTTCGCGTTGATGTGAGGTATAAAATAAGTCTTCAAATCTGTACCCAGTACCTGCTTTGTTATAAGGTTCAAATTTAAAACAGATATATAATTCTAGGTtctaaataaacagctgcgccatcagcgtatgatacgcccgacgtcttgtgtggaagttttatgcaataatcatcaatagtttctgagaaaatttTAAGCAATTACCATGTATTGCTTTAGAGACACGGCGGGGcatgtgaccccccccccccccccccccccaaccctgttttttttttacaaatatcactaaaataaaattttgaatcaaaccaaaaagtatacagatccttagattaatataacaaagaagtgtgtacagtttcaagcaataatcagaGATACGGCGAAAAAAAAACcttccccttttttacaaaatactcaataactcaaaaataaaattttgagttatcaccaaaaggtatacagatcttaagattaatataacaaagaagtgtgtaaagttttaagcaataatcataaatcgtttttgagatactgcacgacatgtaaaaaaccctcccccttttttacaaaatactcaataactcaaaaatgaaatttataatcatcaccaaaaagtatacagatattaagattaatataactaagaagtgtgtaaagttttaagcaataatcaagaatcgtttttgagatacggtgcgacatgtgaaaaaaacacacccctgttttagctacaaagtgccgtaactcaaaaagtttaatcttattttcaccaaaaagcatacagatcatttgaccatcataaaaaacaactatattaagtttcatgaaatttagataagtcgttctcaagttacggtgcgacatgtttacgccggacagacatcATACGTTCTTATAGAATGAGCATATTACAAAAAGACACCGATATATCGACAAAAGAAGCAATGTTCGATGGCTTGAAATCAAGTATATGTATGccctttcttttttaaaatgacaaatagtGGTAGTGGTTGATTACAATGGTTGATTACAATGGCACGCATTTAATATACAGGTACCACCGATAGATCTAGAGTTGTACATATATTCGTATTTTTATGAATCCATAGTTTCAATGCAATTACACGTTGCCATGCGTTCTATCAGGTTCGCGTTAATGTGAGGTATAAAATAAGTCTTCAAATCTGTACCCAGTACCTGTTTTGTTCTAAGGTTCAAATTTAAAACAGATATATAATTCTAGGTtctaaataaacagctgcgccatcagcgttttaagttttaagcaattaccatttattgctttaGAGACACGGCGGGGcatgtgacccccccccccccccccccaccctgtttttttttacaaatatcactaaaataaaattttgaatcaaaccaaaaagtatacagatccttagattaatataacaaagaagtgtgtacagtttcaagcaataatcagaGATACGGCGAAAAAAatacctccccttttttacaaaatactcaataactcaaaaataaaattttgacatgtgaaaaaaaaaacacacccctgttttagctACAAAGTGCCgtaaactcaaaaagtttaatcttattttcaccaaaaagcatacagatcatttgaccatcataaaaaacaactatattaagtttcatgaaatttagatgagtcgttctcaagttacggtgcgacatgtttacgccggacagacatcATACGTTCTTATAGAATGAGCATATTACAAAAAGACACCGATATATCGACAAAAGAAGCAATGTTCGATGGCTTAAAATCAAGTATATGTATGccctttcttttttaaaatgacaaatagtGGTTACCGTAGTGGTTGATTACAATGGTTGATTACAATGGCACGCATTTAATATACAGGTACCACCGATAGATCTAGAGTTGTACATATATTCGTATTATTATGAATCCATAGTTTCAATGCAATTACACGTTGCCATGCGTTCTATCAGGTTCGCGTTGATGTGAGGTATAAAATAAGTCTTCAAATCTGTACCCAGTACCTGTTTTGTTCTAAGGTTCAAATTTAAAACAGATATATAATTCTAGGTtctaaataaacagctgcgccatcagcgttttaagttttaagcaattaccatttattgctttaGAGACACGGCGGGGCATGTGacgtaccccccccccccccccccaaccctgttttttttttttacaaatatcactaaaataaaattttgaatcaaaccaaaaagtatacagatccttagattaatataacaaagaagtgtgtacagtttcaagcaataatcagaGATACGGCGAAAAAAatacctccccttttttacaaaatactcaataactcaaaaataaaattttgagttatcaccaaaaggtatacagatctttagattaatataacaaagaagtgtgtaaagttttaagcaataatcagaaatcgtttttgagatacggcacgacatgtaaaaaaccctcccccttttttacaaaatactcaataactcaaaaatgaaatttataatcatcaccaaaaagtatacagatattaagattaatataactaagaagtgtgtaaagttttaagcaataatcaagaatcgtttttgagatacggtgcgacatgtgaaaaaaaacacacccctgttttagctacaaagtgccgtaactcaaaaagtttaatcttattttcaccaaaaagcatacagatcatttgaccatcataaaaaacaactatattaagtttcatgaaatttagataagtcgttctcaagttacggtgcgacatgtttacgccggacagacatcATACGTTCTTATAGAATGAGCATATTACAAAAAGACACCGATATATCGACAAAAGAAGCAATGTTCGATGGCTTGAAATCAAGTATATGTATGccctttcttttttaaaatgacaaatgacTAATAACTATATGCAAATTATTCGTTTCTTCACTCTTCACAAAAAAGCACCTATAATTGAATTGGGAACAAAAGTGcagtttttcaaaaatatcatgCAATAAGAATTCTAACAAACAGTTAGGGCATTTTTTTGAACAGAAGATATtccaaacaatttacaaaaaatttacaaaaatcaaCTTGTGTTTTATCCTTCTAGAAACATAAAAAGTTGATTATTTCTATCTGTCAATACAAGTGGATAAAAACGTCCAAGAAATCGAAAATTTAGGTAAAAGGCTAAAATTTCTACCCCAATTATCTTGACATTAAGCAAAacaagatatattttttattacatattctaataaaataaaagaaaataagccTGTAGGTTACTTTTCATTCAATAATGACCGTTGGATCCCAAAATGTGTTATattcttttaaacaaatcacTTGGTATGGTAAATACCAaagttacaaaaagtaaaatcacaaaaatactgaactcagaggaaaatcaattcggaaagtccataatcacatggcaaaatcaaataacaaaacgcatcaaaaacgaatggacaagaactgtcatattcctgacttggtacaggcattttcaaatgtagaaaatggtggattgaacctggttttatagctagctaaacctctcacttgtatgacagtcgcaaattCCATTACAATGTAGCACGACTCTTTCTATATATCTAccattatattgtttttatcaggGAATAACGAAATTGTTCATGTTTCTGGTATTGGTGGACGAGTTGCGGCTAACCCAGGTCACTCATTTTCTATAAGTGGTGTTCACTTCAACAAAGCGGAAGTAAAGAAAGAAAACGTATTCGATGTTTTGGGCACCAGTAAATGTAAGATCAATAACAGTAAAGACCGCGGGAATAAGCAAGTGTATCATTCATTATacaactgaatttaaaaattaaaggaagagaattctgtatttgatttaaaTAGATAATCCATCAGAATACATTATTAAATTTGAGTACATTAAGCGTGATCCATACATGTATCTT of the Mytilus galloprovincialis chromosome 8, xbMytGall1.hap1.1, whole genome shotgun sequence genome contains:
- the LOC143042307 gene encoding phospholipase A and acyltransferase 2-like, whose amino-acid sequence is MAQKTLPNPNHRRVKEGDLLEIDRGAYKHWAVYIGNNEIVHVSGIGGRVAANPGHSFSISGVHFNKAEVKKENVFDVLGTSKCKINNSKDRGNKCFDPKEVVKRALGKLGSLDYNILWRNCEHFASWCRYDKKISQQADDLLTVGMIAGTLVMIGGLLYNARSERK